Proteins from a single region of Centropristis striata isolate RG_2023a ecotype Rhode Island chromosome 9, C.striata_1.0, whole genome shotgun sequence:
- the LOC131977735 gene encoding uncharacterized protein C1orf87: MSQSSRPAAGPGPGPGPGPGTGPGPVPRLQVRIIGSKQVKQLIQETSRDEGEKSKKEKGLQKLQQRADGALWDAISQAPDRCCVTAPSGDRSRSYIHPKIRPEPELGLNTRPGPGPGPEVDRQEEDQVLSSCVRQQLSGWCRSSLDLVLDGLVSLDSSSSGTLRPSEVTRLFLRHAVPLQLDTFSLLLHRFSDHRDQDQDRDRDRDRDQDQDQVDYRDLLQFIRSSAEDTEDIRDTEDIRDTEDIRDTEDIC; encoded by the exons ATGTCTCAGAGCAGCAGACCTGCagcaggtccaggtccaggtccaggtccaggtccaggtacAGGTCCTGGTCCGGTCCCCAGACTGCAGGTTCGCATCATCGGCAGTAAACAGGTGAAACAGCTGATCCAGGAGACGAGCAG AGATGAAGGAGAGaagtcaaagaaagaaaaaggtttgcagaagctgcagcagagagctgACGGAGCTCTGTGGGACGCCATCAGccag gctccTGACAGATGCTGTGTGACGGCTCCCTCTGGTGACAGGTCCAGGTCTTACATCCACCCAAAGATcagaccagaaccagaactagGACTGAACAcaagaccaggaccaggaccaggaccagaggtagacagacag gaggaggaccagGTCCTGTCCTCCTGTGTGAGACAGCAGCTGTCTGGTTGGTGTCGGTCCTCTCTGGATCTGGTTCTGGACGGTCTGGTGTCTCTGGACTCGTCCTCCTCGGGGACGCTGCGTCCCTCTGAGGTCACCAGGCTGTTCCTGAGACACGCCGTCCCCCTTCAGCTGGACACCTTcagtctgctgctgcacagGTTCTCTGACCACagagaccaggaccaggaccgggACAGGGACCGGGAcagggaccaggaccaggaccag GTGGATTACAGAGACCTGCTGCAGTTCATCAGGAGCTCTGCTGAGGACACGGAGGACATCAGGGACACGGAGGACATCAGGGACACTGAGGACATCAGGGACACTGAGGACATCTGTTAG